A genomic region of Papaver somniferum cultivar HN1 chromosome 7, ASM357369v1, whole genome shotgun sequence contains the following coding sequences:
- the LOC113294095 gene encoding uncharacterized protein LOC113294095: protein MVSDKKSLHPAFAVSNIKVLIHINLDIKQDEYSSWVFLFQLHLQAHSLLFLIDDSTPPPDLDAATILQLDALCRQWMFSTMAKDLMLTVLKTGKTAKELWNHLKRLFQDNKGSRAANLESKFVNLKFVDCNNVDDYCDKLHALSNRLSDLDFPMDEKRLVIQLVNGLPEEYNTVASFIQQSMPSFDTARSQLRTEEIRRENLSSSGSHTALAAANSRRPPPPASVSSRSSAPEHHRISLGPEHNRISLGREEPLLPTPSGPRNHYPTTTARASHWQAPLLSTPPSPYPTTTGYHSTDPYWASPHYFTGRGRGRHFRGRGRGRGRSTFPGRSPQAYLTPTTEYLHPSDIAEVYSSMSIRTPDDDFYMDTGTTSHITSDPGLELEEDYSTM, encoded by the exons ATGGTAAGCGATAAAAAATCCTTACATCCGGCTTTCGCCGTTTCTAACATCAAAGTTTTGATCCATATTAATCTAGATATCAAACAGGACGAATATTCTTCATGGGTTTTCCtgtttcaacttcatcttcaagcaCACAGCCTACTTTTTCTTATTGATGATTCCACTCCACCACCAGACCTTGACGCTGCCACCATACTACAACTTGATGCCCTCTGTCGtcaatggatgttctccaccatggccaAAGATTTGATGCTTACCGTTCTCAAAACTGGAAAAACTGCTAAAGAGTTATGGAATCATCTTAAACGCCTCTTCCAAGACAACAAAGGAAGCCGGGCCGCCAATCTCGAAAGTAAGTTCGTAAATCTAAAGTTTGTTGATTGTAACAATGTTGATGATTATTGTGATAAACTACATGCACTTTCAAATCGGTTAAGTGACCTCGATTTTCCAATGGATGAAAAACGATTGGTTATTCAACTTGTTAATGGActtccggaggaatacaacacTGTTGCCTCCTTCATTCAACAATCGATGCCCTCTTTTGACACTGCTCGATCTCAACTACGTACTGAGGAGATCCGACGTGAAAATCTATCCAGTTCCGGCTCCCACACTGCCCTTGCAGCCGCCAACAGCCGCCGTCCTCCGCCTCCTGCATCTGTTTCTTCACGATCGTCAGCTCCTGAACATCACAGAATTTCGCTGGGTCCTGAACACAACAGAATTTCGCTGGGCCGGGAAGAGCCTCTCCTTCCAACTCCATCAGGCCCACGAAATCACTACCCAACAACTACTGCTCGGGCTTCTCACTGGCAAGCGCCTCTCCTGTCAACTCCCCCAAGCCCATATCCTACCACTACAGGATACCACTCAACAGATCCGTACTGGGCTTCTCCACACTACTTCACTGGACGTGGCCGGGGACGACATTTCCGTGGGCGTGGGCGTGGACGTGGTCGAAGCACTTTCCCAGGCCGTTCACCACAAGCGTACCTCACTCCCACCACGGAATACCTTCACCCATCGGACATTGCCGAAGTATACAGCTCCATGAGCATTCGAACACCTGATGATGACTTTTATATGGACACTGGCACAACCTCACACATCACCTCGGATCCAG gacttGAGCTCGAGGAAGACTATTCTACGATGTGA
- the LOC113294096 gene encoding F-box protein At3g08750-like — protein MSNLPGDIVFRILSTFPPESTCRFRCICKHWYNSFDPHYFMESRPKHSITKSSSNFENNQHESVKLISPFKDTNRLNVEIVGSCDGLILLKVSCNGWFSKKSYRDFQTETHWLWNPSTEELKEILNPQIIYGRKYQGSYVYISSVTYAVGYNSNTNDHTIVVAICFGSNNICHGCKIQVYTSESNSWKTLPNIFPYEIFGKYDKPEVVFFRGAFDWIGRQLGSKKKCIISLDIHGENFKEVAVTPH, from the coding sequence ATGTCGAACCTCCCAGGTGATATCGTTTTCCGCATACTATCGACGTTCCCTCCAGAATCAACATGCAGATTCAGGTGCATTTGCAAACACTGGTACAACTCATTCGATCCCCATTATTTTATGGAAAGTCGTCCTAAACACAGTATCACAAAGTCATCATCAAACTTTGAAAATAACCAGCATGAGTCTGTTAAGTTGATTTCTCCATTCAAAGATACAAACCGTCTGAATGTTGAGATTGTTGGTTCTTGTGATGGTTTGATATTGTTGAAAGTTTCTTGCAATGGTTGGTTTTCAAAGAAAAGCTATAGAGATTTTCAGACGGAGACTCACTGGCTTTGGAATCCAAGTACAGAAGAGTTGAAAGAAATATTAAATCCACAAATTATATATGGACGAAAGTATCAAGGAAGTTACGTCTATATATCCAGTGTTACATATGCGGTTGGTTATAATTCGAATACCAATGATCACACGATTGTGGTAGCTATCTGTTTTGGTAGTAATAATATTTGTCATGGTTGCAAAATTCAGGTTTATACATCAGAATCGAATTCTTGGAAAACCTTGCCCAACATTTTTCCTTATGAAATTTTTGGTAAGTACGATAAGCCTGAAGTAGTATTTTTTCGTGGAGCTTTTGACTGGATAGGGAGGCAACTTGGATCCAAGAAAAAATGCATTATTTCTTTAGATATCCATGGAGAGAACTTCAAAGAAGTAGCTGTCACCCCTCACTAA
- the LOC113292853 gene encoding cysteine-rich repeat secretory protein 38-like gives MKLIPLYYLLTFTFTAHIVFCQNTSSPDPLYHFCFGEQTYSSSYGKNLQALLNSFSVTVPPTGFGLGSMGQAEDRVNGFALCRGDIEYHDCNTCLATATSEIHKRCSYNKGAVIWHDNCAVKYSDEKFLGKIDVTNKVYMWNLNNVSDPSVFNKKTRDFITSLSEKAVVRTSMKLFATGEMALGGYSDEKLYGLVQCSRDLSSSDCKKCLDDAVNELPNCCEGKRGGRVIGGSCNIRYELYPFVKA, from the coding sequence ATGAAGTTAATCCCACTCTATTATCTGCTCACTTTCACTTTCACTGCCCACATTGTCTTTTGCCAAAACACAAGTAGTCCAGATCCACTGTACCATTTCTGTTTCGGCGAACAAACCTATTCCAGTTCTTATGGTAAAAATTTGCAAGCTTTGCTCAATTCATTCTCCGTTACTGTTCCTCCTACTGGCTTTGGTCTTGGCTCTATGGGACAAGCAGAAGACCGTGTTAATGGATTCGCACTTTGCCGAGGTGACATAGAATATCATGATTGTAATACATGTTTAGCTACAGCAACTAGTGAGATTCATAAGCGTTGTTCTTACAACAAAGGAGCAGTCATATGGCATGATAATTGTGCAGTTAAGTACTCAGATGAGAAATTCCTTGGTAAGATTGATGTCACAAACAAAGTTTACATGTGGAACTTGAACAACGTAAGTGATCCTAGTGTTTTTAATAAGAAAACAAGAGACTTCATTACAAGTTTATCAGAGAAGGCTGTAGTTCGTACTAGCATGAAGCTGTTTGCGACCGGAGAAATGGCACTGGGAGGATATTCTGATGAGAAGTTGTATGGTTTAGTTCAATGTAGTCGGGATTTATCGTCAAGTGATTGCAAGAAGTGTTTGGATGATGCAGTGAATGAATTACCAAATTGTTGTGAAGGTAAAAGAGGTGGCAGGGTCATTGGTGGAAGCTGCAACATTCGATATGAATTGTACCCTTTTGTCAAGGCTTAA
- the LOC113295541 gene encoding glyoxylate/succinic semialdehyde reductase 2, chloroplastic-like translates to MIISRMLSSSSPIIRTSSTTMAAIQLCSSSAFVVQHHNSLKRSPFSSFPVKPLVATRAFSSKISNSAAKDESLPCIGFLGLGIMGSPMAQNLLQAGCDVTVWNRTKSKCDPLINLGAKYQTTPEEVASTCDITFAMLADPESAYDVACGKYGAVNGMTQGKGYVDVSTVDGDTSKLINDQIRATGALFLEAPVSGSKKPAEDGQLIFLTAGDKVLYDTAAPFLDIMGKSRFYLGDVGNGAAMKLVVNMIMGSMMASFSEGLLLSEKVGLDPNVLVEVVSQGAISAPMFSMKGPSMIKAVYPTAFPLKHQQKDMRLALELAESVSQPTPIAAAANELYKVAKSHGLSDQDFSAVMEALKARLQKE, encoded by the exons ATGATAATATCAAGAATGTTATCATCTTCAAGTCCTATCATCAGAACCAGTTCAACAACAATGGCAGCAATTCAACTCTGTTCATCATCAGCCTTTGTTGTTCAACATCATAACAGCTTGAAAAGAAGCCCCTTCTCTTCATTTCCTGTTAAACCACTTGTGGCTACAAGAGCTTTCTCTTCTAAAATCTCAAATTCAGCTGCCAAag ATGAATCTCTACCCTGTATCGGTTTTCTGGGTCTTGGAATTATGGGTTCTCCAATGGCGCAAAATCTTTTACAAGCTGG ATGCGACGTAACTGTTTGGAATAGAACGAAAAGCAAGTGCGACCCTCTTATAAATTTGGGAGCAAA ATATCAAACAACCCCTGAGGAAGTTGCCTCAACTTGTGACATCACATTTGCCATGCTTGCTGATCCTGAAAGTGCG TATGATGTTGCATGTGGAAAATATGGAGCTGTAAATGGAATGACCCAAGGAAAAGG GTATGTCGATGTTTCTACTGTTGATGGTGATACTTCTAAACTGATTAACGACCAAATCAGAGCCACTGGAGCATTATTTTTAGAG GCTCCAGTTTCAGGCTCGAAAAAGCCTGCTGAGGATGGTCAGCTGATATTTCTAACTGCAG GGGATAAAGTTCTGTACGACACTGCAGCTCCATTTTTAGACATTATGGGAAAG TCAAGGTTTTACCTTGGAGATGTTGGAAATGGTGCAGCTATGAAACTTGTTGTTAACATGATCATGGGAAG TATGATGGCTTCATTTTCCGAAGGATTGCTTCTTAGTGAAAAAGTAGGGCTGGATCCAAATGTTCTGGTTGAG GTAGTGTCCCAAGGTGCTATAAGTGCACCAATGTTTTCGATGAAAGGTCCTTCAATGATTAAAGCTGTCTATCCAACAGCCTTTCCTTTGAAGCATCAACAAAAG GACATGAGACTTGCTTTAGAGCTAGCTGAATCCGTATCTCAACCTACTCCAATTGCAGCTGCTGCTAATGAACTGTACAAAGTAGCAAAATCTCATGGTCTTAGTGATCAAGATTTTTCAGCAGTAATGGAAGCACTGAAAGCAAGGTTGCAAAAAGAGTAA